One region of Miscanthus floridulus cultivar M001 chromosome 19, ASM1932011v1, whole genome shotgun sequence genomic DNA includes:
- the LOC136529060 gene encoding uncharacterized protein, protein MSSQLIEDHRSGAEVHAGREVCTRKSREFMVELGLPDGLLPLPTLDEVGYNRSTGFVWLRQAAGVTHTFDSIGKQVWYDKDVTAFVEPGRMHSLAGVKSKELLIWVTISEIVLSPSGTKIVFRTPAGLGRAFPVTAFQLKPAAEEEAAAAAN, encoded by the coding sequence ATGTCGTCGCAGCTGATCGAGGACCACCGGTCGGGCGCGGAGGTGCACGCCGGGCGCGAGGTGTGCACGCGCAAGTCCCGCGAGTTCATGGTGGAGCTGGGCCTCCCCGACGGGCTCCTCCCGCTGCCCACCCTCGACGAGGTGGGGTACAACCGCTCCACGGGCTTCGTGTGGCTCCGCCAGGCAGCCGGCGTGACCCACACCTTCGACTCCATCGGCAAGCAGGTGTGGTACGACAAGGACGTGACGGCGTTCGTGGAGCCCGGCCGGATGCACAGCCTCGCCGGGGTCAAGAGCAAGGAGCTCCTCATCTGGGTCACCATCTCCGAGATCGTCCTCAGCCCCTCGGGCACCAAGATCGTGTTCCGCACCCCCGCGGGGCTCGGCCGCGCCTTCCCCGTCACCGCCTTCCAGCTCAAGCCcgcggccgaggaggaggccgccgccgccgccaactgA